In one Streptomyces venezuelae genomic region, the following are encoded:
- a CDS encoding alpha/beta fold hydrolase: protein MSSAQSQLSSSSAEGLTHRLVPSPAGRIHLVEQGEGPLVLLVHGFPESWYSWRHQLPALAAAGYRAVAVDVRGYGRSSRPADASAYRTLDLVDDAVAVVRALGEETAVIVGHDWGATVAAHSALVRPDVFRAVGILSVPYTPPGGPRPSEVFAEMGGDEEFYVSYFQEPGRAEAEIEPDVRGWLAGFYAALSADTMPGPDAPDPHFVSRGGRLRDRFPDVATASGPRLPGWLDECVLDAYAEEFERTGLTGALNRYRAMDRDWEDLTPRFAGAPVRQPSLFVGGALDASTTWLADAIKAFPDTLPGLRSSHVLDGCGHWVQQERPDEVNGILTEWLGALDD, encoded by the coding sequence ATGTCGTCCGCGCAGTCGCAGCTCTCTTCGTCGTCCGCCGAGGGCCTGACCCACCGTCTGGTACCCTCGCCCGCGGGCCGCATCCACCTCGTGGAGCAGGGCGAGGGCCCCCTCGTCCTGCTCGTGCACGGCTTCCCCGAGTCCTGGTACTCCTGGCGCCACCAGCTCCCCGCCCTCGCCGCCGCCGGATACCGCGCGGTCGCCGTCGACGTGCGCGGCTACGGCCGTTCGTCACGGCCCGCGGACGCCTCCGCGTACCGGACGCTCGACCTGGTCGACGACGCCGTCGCCGTGGTGCGTGCGCTCGGCGAGGAGACCGCGGTGATCGTGGGGCACGACTGGGGTGCCACTGTCGCCGCGCACTCCGCGCTCGTCAGGCCCGACGTCTTCCGCGCGGTCGGGATCCTGAGCGTCCCGTACACGCCGCCGGGCGGCCCGCGGCCCAGCGAGGTGTTCGCCGAAATGGGCGGGGACGAGGAGTTCTACGTCTCGTACTTCCAGGAGCCCGGCCGCGCCGAGGCCGAGATCGAACCCGACGTACGGGGCTGGCTCGCCGGGTTCTACGCCGCGCTCTCCGCCGACACGATGCCGGGTCCCGACGCGCCGGACCCGCACTTCGTGAGCCGGGGCGGGCGGCTGCGGGACCGGTTCCCCGACGTCGCGACGGCTTCGGGGCCGCGGCTGCCCGGGTGGCTCGACGAGTGCGTCCTCGACGCGTACGCCGAGGAGTTCGAGCGGACCGGCCTCACCGGCGCGCTCAACCGCTACCGCGCCATGGACCGGGACTGGGAGGACCTGACGCCGCGCTTCGCCGGCGCCCCGGTCCGGCAGCCGTCCCTGTTCGTCGGCGGTGCCCTGGACGCCTCGACCACGTGGCTCGCCGACGCGATCAAGGCGTTCCCCGACACCCTGCCGGGCCTGCGCTCCTCGCACGTGCTCGACGGGTGCGGCCACTGGGTGCAGCAGGAACGCCCCGACGAGGTCAACGGGATCCTGACGGAGTGGCTCGGCGCTCTCGACGACTGA
- a CDS encoding helix-turn-helix domain-containing protein: protein MDARREDLGRMLRAWRMARDPALLPEPVPFRGHRSYLTQLDMALLLGVSERWYRALERGEDRKYAREMIDGVVRILDLSPGRATALHRGTGHQPPRYRAGSARPDDAMLDLLHQQRRVSWICDQAWDVLAVNAVAARHCPWLARPDANVMTWAFSTEARYQLRDWDTKWAGPLLGRLRLAWQRWPDNERLDDVVRTVRREPGVAELWERTADVRTPHDDATLPMYFPLVAPDPVDVRVAAYGRFGDTALRWLVLTPVDPAVVFP from the coding sequence GTGGACGCGCGACGCGAGGACCTCGGACGGATGCTGCGTGCCTGGCGGATGGCGCGGGACCCGGCCCTCCTCCCCGAACCCGTCCCTTTCCGCGGCCACCGCTCGTACCTCACCCAGCTCGACATGGCGCTGCTGCTCGGCGTCTCCGAACGCTGGTACCGCGCTCTGGAGCGGGGCGAGGACCGCAAGTACGCACGCGAGATGATCGACGGCGTCGTACGGATCCTCGACCTCTCCCCCGGCCGGGCGACCGCCCTTCACCGCGGCACCGGCCACCAGCCGCCCCGCTACCGGGCCGGGAGCGCGCGGCCCGACGACGCGATGCTCGACCTGCTGCACCAGCAGCGCCGGGTGAGCTGGATCTGCGACCAGGCCTGGGACGTGCTCGCCGTCAACGCCGTCGCGGCACGCCACTGCCCGTGGCTGGCCCGCCCGGACGCGAACGTCATGACCTGGGCGTTCTCCACCGAGGCCCGGTACCAACTGCGCGACTGGGACACGAAGTGGGCGGGCCCGCTGCTCGGCCGGCTGCGCCTCGCCTGGCAGCGCTGGCCGGACAACGAGCGCCTGGACGACGTGGTGCGGACCGTGCGGCGCGAGCCGGGCGTCGCCGAGCTGTGGGAGCGTACGGCGGACGTCCGGACGCCCCACGACGACGCGACGCTCCCCATGTACTTCCCGCTCGTGGCGCCCGACCCGGTCGACGTGCGCGTCGCGGCGTACGGACGCTTCGGCGACACGGCGCTGCGCTGGCTGGTCCTCACGCCCGTGGACCCGGCGGTCGTCTTCCCCTGA
- a CDS encoding MarR family transcriptional regulator: MVYRIHFTVEDLARTRVWPRSLPLMELGAAVRTLQEPGHGVRFRAWRRHALAGLRPDAAMVLELIRTRRWAPDFLTRAEAGSPEEVLERVRATPRARIRDDLAQAAADRPLPSWTRHLADDRDLFQQLCDSLDHTYRVLLSPHWQRITSNATAEAGMRTRQALAGGLEHLLTVANPRCMRWSAPVLDVALASGLEGDLHLEGRGLLLVPSYFAPRWSAVCTACQPQPVLTYPANSPSDAASFIACPPPPAHDRGAGSSSLAALLGHTRAAVLTSIGEHPGCSTNELARLSGTAPPTASRHAATLRGAGLVRTARHRNTVLHTLTALGANLLDAPRGG; this comes from the coding sequence ATGGTGTACCGCATTCACTTCACGGTCGAGGATCTGGCGCGGACCCGGGTCTGGCCCCGCTCGCTGCCGCTGATGGAACTGGGCGCGGCAGTACGCACCCTTCAGGAGCCCGGCCACGGCGTGCGCTTCAGGGCCTGGCGCCGCCATGCCCTGGCCGGCCTGCGCCCCGACGCCGCGATGGTCCTCGAGCTGATCCGGACCCGCCGCTGGGCGCCCGACTTCCTGACGCGCGCCGAGGCGGGGTCCCCGGAAGAGGTCCTGGAACGGGTGCGTGCCACGCCGCGCGCACGAATCCGCGACGATCTCGCCCAGGCCGCGGCCGACCGGCCCCTGCCCTCCTGGACACGGCATCTCGCCGACGACCGCGACCTGTTCCAGCAGCTGTGCGACAGCCTGGACCACACGTACCGTGTGCTCCTCTCACCTCACTGGCAGCGGATCACCAGCAATGCCACGGCCGAGGCCGGGATGAGAACCCGACAGGCGCTGGCCGGCGGCCTGGAGCACCTCCTCACCGTCGCGAACCCCCGCTGCATGCGCTGGAGCGCTCCCGTCCTCGACGTCGCACTGGCCTCCGGCCTCGAAGGCGACCTGCACCTCGAGGGGCGCGGGCTGCTGCTCGTCCCGAGCTATTTCGCGCCGCGATGGTCGGCCGTCTGCACCGCCTGCCAACCGCAGCCGGTGCTGACGTACCCGGCCAACAGCCCGTCGGACGCGGCATCGTTCATCGCGTGTCCACCACCGCCCGCGCATGACCGCGGCGCGGGGTCGTCGTCGCTGGCTGCGCTCCTGGGCCACACCCGCGCCGCGGTGCTGACCTCCATCGGGGAGCACCCGGGCTGCTCCACGAATGAGCTCGCCCGCTTGTCCGGCACCGCACCTCCCACCGCGAGCAGACACGCCGCCACACTGCGCGGTGCCGGCCTCGTCCGGACGGCCCGGCACCGCAACACGGTCCTGCACACGCTGACGGCCCTCGGCGCGAACCTCCTCGATGCTCCGCGAGGCGGCTGA
- a CDS encoding TetR/AcrR family transcriptional regulator, which yields MVRAGLTTERLVRAGAELADEVGFDQVTVSALARRFDVKVASLYSHVKNSQGLKTGIALLALAELADRGADALAGRAGKDALAALANVYRDYAREHPGRYAAAQLRLTPEAAAASAGGRHAEMTRAILRGYELTEPDQTHAVRLLGSVFHGYVSLELGGGFSHSAPDSDATWTRVIDALDALLRNWPEPAA from the coding sequence ATGGTGCGCGCAGGGCTGACCACGGAACGTCTGGTGCGGGCGGGGGCCGAGCTGGCGGACGAGGTCGGCTTCGACCAGGTGACCGTCTCCGCCCTCGCGCGACGGTTCGACGTCAAGGTCGCGAGCCTGTACTCGCACGTGAAGAACTCCCAGGGCCTCAAGACCGGCATCGCCCTGCTCGCGCTCGCGGAACTCGCCGACCGGGGCGCCGACGCGCTGGCCGGCCGGGCGGGCAAGGACGCGCTGGCCGCACTGGCGAACGTCTACCGCGACTACGCCAGGGAGCACCCCGGCCGGTACGCGGCGGCCCAGCTGCGGCTCACCCCCGAAGCCGCCGCCGCGAGCGCGGGCGGCCGGCACGCGGAGATGACGCGGGCGATCCTGCGCGGGTACGAGCTGACGGAACCGGACCAGACGCACGCGGTCCGCCTCCTCGGCAGCGTCTTCCACGGCTACGTGAGCCTGGAGCTCGGCGGCGGATTCAGCCACAGCGCGCCCGACTCCGACGCGACGTGGACGCGCGTCATCGACGCCCTTGACGCCCTGCTGCGCAACTGGCCCGAACCGGCCGCCTAA
- a CDS encoding dihydroxyacetone kinase family protein has protein sequence MSHFLPETDAVLTAARGLALAHPGMIEVNSSPLHLRARDADPARTVALVSGGGSGHEPLHTGLLGRGGLDAVCPGEIFASPHNRQIYEASAAAAKSGGVLHIVKNYTGDVINFQIAAERLRHDGIPVATVLVDDDLATDSADSATGRRGTAATVVVEKLLGAAADRGATLEELTDLGRRVVAASRSIAVAARAQTSPTTVHPAFELDEGTLDYGVGIHGERGIRTIARPATGDLVRRMTDDLLDALPDGPDDVLALVNGLGATTELELNAIAVLLNDELTARGLRPVLVVPGTFTAALDMAGFSLTLTRLEEGWADLWTAPTRTPLVLPRPVDTSESPAGTESAGNAAGAGSAEGADRSASSARTAASSSDAAPRGTGDRALLDRYALTVTQVRDNLTKLDQLVGDGDFGDNLAGGVRRAVKLADETGTDGTAALADAFLNDVGGTSGPLFGLLFQHLAAASPKDGGAPTAAALAEAAEAGHAAIHRVGGAVPGDCTLVDALAPAAESLAAARDADAPEAPLTEAAQAAIRGALATASLRPRRGRASYVGDHALGVPDPGALAVALLFMALADIHEPATAPRLPAPGHITVL, from the coding sequence ATGAGCCACTTCCTGCCGGAGACCGATGCCGTGCTGACCGCCGCCCGAGGGCTTGCCCTGGCGCACCCCGGCATGATCGAGGTGAACAGCAGCCCGCTCCATCTGCGGGCACGCGACGCCGACCCGGCCCGCACGGTCGCCCTCGTCTCCGGCGGCGGCTCCGGCCACGAGCCGCTGCACACCGGGCTCCTGGGGCGGGGCGGCCTGGACGCCGTCTGCCCCGGCGAGATCTTCGCCTCCCCGCACAACCGGCAGATCTACGAGGCGAGCGCGGCGGCCGCGAAGAGCGGCGGCGTCCTGCACATCGTCAAGAACTACACCGGTGATGTGATCAACTTCCAGATCGCCGCGGAGCGCCTGCGGCACGACGGCATCCCCGTCGCCACCGTCCTGGTCGACGACGACCTGGCCACCGACAGCGCGGACAGCGCGACCGGCCGCCGGGGCACCGCCGCGACGGTCGTCGTCGAGAAGCTCCTCGGCGCAGCCGCCGACCGGGGCGCCACGCTGGAGGAGCTCACGGACCTCGGCCGACGCGTCGTCGCCGCCTCCCGGAGCATCGCCGTCGCCGCCCGCGCCCAGACCTCGCCCACCACGGTGCACCCGGCCTTCGAGCTGGACGAGGGCACCCTCGACTACGGCGTCGGCATCCACGGCGAGCGCGGCATCCGCACCATCGCGAGGCCCGCGACCGGCGACCTCGTCCGGCGCATGACCGACGACCTCCTGGACGCGCTGCCCGACGGACCCGACGACGTGCTGGCCCTCGTCAACGGCCTCGGCGCCACCACCGAGCTGGAGCTCAACGCCATCGCGGTGCTGCTGAACGACGAGCTCACGGCCCGCGGCCTCCGCCCGGTCCTCGTCGTCCCCGGCACCTTCACCGCCGCCCTGGACATGGCCGGGTTCTCCCTCACCCTCACGCGGCTCGAAGAGGGCTGGGCCGACCTGTGGACCGCCCCCACGCGGACCCCGCTCGTCCTGCCGCGCCCCGTGGACACCTCCGAGAGCCCGGCAGGCACCGAAAGTGCCGGGAACGCGGCAGGCGCCGGGAGTGCCGAGGGGGCCGACCGCTCCGCGTCGTCGGCCCGGACGGCCGCGAGCTCCTCCGACGCCGCGCCCCGCGGGACCGGCGACCGCGCCCTGCTCGACCGCTACGCGCTCACCGTCACCCAGGTCCGCGACAACCTCACCAAGCTCGACCAGCTCGTCGGCGACGGCGACTTCGGCGACAACCTCGCCGGGGGCGTGCGCCGCGCGGTGAAGCTGGCCGACGAGACCGGCACGGACGGCACGGCGGCGCTCGCCGACGCCTTCCTCAACGACGTCGGAGGCACCAGCGGCCCCCTGTTCGGCCTCCTCTTCCAGCACCTGGCCGCCGCCTCGCCGAAGGACGGCGGCGCCCCGACGGCGGCCGCGCTCGCGGAGGCCGCCGAGGCCGGTCACGCCGCCATCCACCGCGTGGGCGGCGCCGTCCCCGGCGACTGCACGCTGGTCGACGCCCTCGCGCCCGCCGCCGAGTCCCTGGCCGCGGCCCGCGACGCGGACGCCCCCGAGGCACCGCTGACCGAGGCGGCGCAGGCGGCCATTCGCGGCGCTCTCGCCACCGCGTCGCTGCGCCCCCGCCGGGGCCGCGCCAGCTACGTCGGCGACCACGCGCTCGGCGTGCCGGACCCGGGCGCCCTGGCCGTGGCGCTGCTCTTCATGGCCCTCGCGGACATCCACGAGCCGGCGACGGCCCCGCGCCTGCCCGCGCCCGGCCACATCACCGTCCTCTGA